A genomic window from Candidatus Protochlamydia phocaeensis includes:
- a CDS encoding IS1 family transposase, producing the protein AQHRPVGKESGKTSYIERFNCTLRQRVARLVRKTLSFSKKLANHIGMIK; encoded by the coding sequence GGGCTCAACACCGACCAGTTGGAAAAGAATCTGGCAAAACAAGTTATATTGAAAGATTTAATTGTACTCTTAGACAAAGAGTCGCAAGGCTTGTAAGAAAAACTTTATCTTTCTCTAAAAAACTAGCTAATCATATTGGAATGATCAAATAG